From Agromyces sp. SYSU T00194, a single genomic window includes:
- a CDS encoding FadR/GntR family transcriptional regulator, translating into MTETSTARGRAEIPARSQTDVVIAGIKGMITDGRLGPGARLPIERDLATELGVSRGSLREGVRALAILGVLETRQGDGTYVTSLDPAQLLSPLGMLAELHTPAHAGHLLAVRRVLEAESAALAASAVTDDDLAALDGILAEVDEILRSDPDMDLERFIDTDTAFHRRIAQASGNPALAGMIDSLVGRTHRARLWRAISERGTVRETQGEHRAILAELRAHDPERARIRMAVHILGVEEFATAHADEDAAAPE; encoded by the coding sequence ATGACTGAGACGTCGACGGCGCGGGGCCGGGCCGAGATCCCGGCACGTTCGCAGACCGACGTGGTGATCGCGGGCATCAAGGGCATGATCACCGACGGGCGACTCGGTCCGGGTGCCCGGCTGCCCATCGAGCGCGACCTCGCCACCGAGCTGGGGGTCTCGCGCGGGTCGCTCCGCGAGGGCGTGCGTGCGCTCGCGATCCTGGGGGTGCTCGAGACCCGCCAGGGCGACGGCACCTACGTGACCTCGCTCGACCCGGCGCAGCTGCTCAGCCCCCTCGGCATGCTCGCCGAGCTGCACACCCCGGCCCACGCGGGCCACCTGCTGGCCGTGCGACGCGTGCTCGAGGCGGAGAGCGCCGCCCTCGCGGCATCCGCCGTCACCGACGACGACCTCGCGGCCCTCGACGGGATCCTCGCGGAGGTCGACGAGATCCTGCGCAGCGACCCCGACATGGACCTCGAGCGCTTCATCGACACCGACACCGCGTTCCACCGCCGCATCGCCCAGGCGAGCGGCAACCCGGCGCTCGCCGGCATGATCGACAGCCTCGTCGGGCGCACCCATCGCGCCCGGCTCTGGCGGGCCATCAGCGAGCGCGGCACGGTGCGCGAGACCCAGGGCGAGCACCGTGCGATCCTCGCCGAGCTGCGGGCGCACGACCCGGAGCGGGCGCGCATCCGCATGGCGGTGCACATCCTCGGCGTCGAGGAGTTCGCGACGGCGCACGCCGACGAGGACGCGGCCGCACCCGAGTGA